TCACCTGCAGGTAGACCACCTGCGGCGGGAAGGCGAAGGTCCAGGCGAAGTTGACCAGGGTCAGTTCCAGCACGACCAGGAACAGCCCGCGCTTGAGCAGGAACCCCGCCGCCGCGGCGCGGCCGTGCGGCTGCCGCGCCGCGTACAGCCACGCCGACAGCCCGGTCAGGAACACGAACACCGGCGCGCACAGGTGCGCCAGCAGGCGCGCCACGAACAGCGCCGGCGCGGTGCGCTCCACGTCCAGCGGATCGCCGACCGGGTGGTGCAGGTAGAAGGTCTCGCGCACGTGGTCGAGCAGCATCAGCAGCATCACCGTGCCGCGCAGCAGATCGATCGAGGCCAGGCGCGAGGAGGGGAGGGAGGGCGGAGCGGCGAGGGAAGCAGAAGACATGCGGTGCGGTTCGTGCGAGTATTGAAATAATATAACATTACTTCTCAGGTGCCTCGCTCCATGTCGCCACGTTCGCCGCATTCCCTGTCCCTTGTCGCCGCACTGCTGGCCGGCCTGAGCGCCGGCCCGGCCGAGGCCGATGCGCTCGCCGACGCCGCGGCGGAGTCGGCCGCGGAGGCCGACCCAACCGAACTGGATGCGGTGCGCGTGGTCGGGCGCCGCGACTCGGGCACCTACTACGCCGACGCCACCCAGGGCAGCAAGACCGGCCTGAGCCTGCGCCAGCTGCCGCAGTCGGTGCGGGTGCTGCCGCGGCAGGCGATCGACGACCTGGGCGCGGCGCACCTGGACGGCACGCTGGACTACGTCGGCGGTATTTCGCGGCAGAACGGCTTCGGCGGGCTGTGGGACAACTTCGCGGTGCGCGGCCTGCCAGGCAACGAGAACACCGGCAGCGCGACCCTGCTCAACGGCCTGTCCGGCAACCGCGGCTACAACGCCCCGCGCGACACCGCCAACGTCGAGGCGATCGAGTTCCTGAAGGGGCCGGCCGCCGCGCTGTACGGCAGCAGCGAACCCGGCGGCACGCTCAACGTCGTCACCAAGCTGCCGCAGTGGCGGCCGGCCACCGCGCTGGAGCTGTATGCCGGCTCCCACGATGCGTACCGGGCCGCGGTCGACAGCACCGGCCCGCTCGGCGCCGACGTCGCCTACCGGCTCAACCTCGCCGCCGAGGAAAAGCACAGCTTCCGCGATGTCGTGCACATCCGGCGCCGTTTCCTCGCGCCGGCCCTCACCTGGCGCCTGGGCGAGGCCACCACCTTGAACTACAACGGCGAGTGGCTGCGGCACCGCGCGCCGCTGGACCGCGGCACGGTCGCGGTGCGCGGCGACCTGCGCGCGCTGCCGCGCTCGCGCTTCCTCGGCGAGCCGGGCGACGGCGACGTGCAGGTCGAGAACCGCAACCATCAGCTGCTGCTGCGGCACGACTTCTCCGATGCGTGGAGCGGGCTGCTCGCCGCCTCGCGCCGCGACGGTTCGCTGCGCGGCCATTCCACCGAACCCAGCGCGGTGCAGGCCGACGGCCGCACGCTGTGGCGGCAGCGGCGCTGGCGCGACTTCGCCTCGCACGACAGCGCGCTGCAGGCCGAACTGCGCGGCCAGGCGCGCAGCGGCGCCTGGCGTCACGATCTGCTGGTGGGGATGGAGGCGTACGACTTCGTGCTCGACCAGCGCATGCTGCGGGTCCGCCCGACCGCGGCCGCGCCGTATGCGCTGGACCTGTTCGCGCCGGTCTACGGTCAGCCGCTGCCGACGCCGCTGCCGTTCGTCGACACCCACGAGCGCCAGCGCAACGCCGCGCTGTACCTGCAGGATGCGGTGGCGTTGAACGCGCAGTGGACGCTGCTGCTGGGCCTGCGCCACGACCGCTACCGGCAGACCCTGCGCGACGCGCGCAGCGGCGGCCGCTACACGCAGACTCCGGCTAGGACCACGCCGCGGATCGGGCTCAGCTATGCGCCGGGCGAGCAGTGGTCGTGGTACCTCAACGCCGGGCGCTCGTTCCGCCCCAACAACGGCTCCGACGTGTGGTACGGCACCGCCACCACCAGCGCGCCGGCGCCGGAGACCGGGCGCGCGCTGGAGCTGGGCGGCAAATGGCAGGCGCGCGACGGCCGCCTGGGCGGCACCCTGGCGCTGTACGAGATCGTCAAGGACAACGTGCTCACCGGCGATCCGCGCAACCCCGGCAACCAGATCGCCGCCGGCCGCGTGCGCAGCCGCGGCGCCGAGGCCGACCTGTCCGGCCAGCTCGGCGCGCACTGGCGGATCAACGCCAGCGCCTCGTGGAACCGGGTGCAGGTGCTGCGCGACAACACGCTGCAGGTCGGCGGCGGCCTGATCAACGTGCCCAGGCTCAACGGCAGCCTGCTGGCGGTGCACGAGACGCCGCTGCCCGGCGGTGGCCTGCTTGGCGTCGGCGGCGGCATCACCCATACCGGCGCGCGGCTGGCCGAGGCCTACACCCAGGCGCAGGCCGATGCCGGCGTCGCGCCGGCGCGGCTGCCGGCCTACACCGTGGCCAAGCTGCTGGCGTACTGGCGCGTCGACGCGCGGCTGCGGGTGTCGCTGGACGTGGACAACGTGTTCGACCGCGGCTACTACACCAGTTCGGTCGCGGCGACGCCGTGGGTGGCGGTCGGCGCGGCGCGCACGCTCACCCTCGGCGCGCAGTACCGGTTCTGAGTCCGCTGCCGCCGGCCTCGCGCGGGCGCCGCGCGGCGCCTGCGGGCAGGCTGGCGCGCCGCGCTCAGTCCTCGCCGATGTCCTCGTTCCACACGTCCGGATGGGCGGCGATGTAGCCGCCGAGCAGGTCGATGCATTCCTGGCTGTGCAGGTCGATCACCTCGACCCCGCTGTCGCGCAGCCAGTCGATGCCGCCCTGGAAGGTCACCGATTCGCCGACCACCACGGTGCCGATGTTGAACTGGCGCACCAGGCCGCTGCAGTACCAGCACGGCGCCAGCGTGGTGACCATGATGGTGTCCCTGTAGCGGCGCTGGCGCCCGGCCTTGCGGAACGCGTCGGTCTCGCCATGCACGGAAGGATCGCCTTCCTGCACGCGGCGGTTGTGGCCGCAGCCGAGCAGGCGACCGTCGTTGTGGTACAGCGCCGCGCCGATCGGGATGCCGCCCTCGGCCAGGCCCTGGCGGGCCTCGGCGATGGCGGTGTCGAGCAGGGCGCGGTAATCGGGCGTGGCGATCATCGAGTGCGGCTTCCGTGGTGTGAGGATCGCCATAGTGCGCACGGCCGCGCGGGCTGTCACCACCGGTCGCGGGCGGGAGGCGGGATCTGCGCACGGTCTTCGCGCACGGCGCCGGCCTGCGTGCGCCGCCGGTACGCATGCGGCCGGCGTCGGCGTGCTGCTTTACTTGCCGCGCAAATAGGACTATGAACGCTCTACCCCACCCCCCGCACCGCCGGCTCGGCGCAGGCCGTGCTGCAGAAACGCTGTTGTCCGATTGCAGGAGACACGCGATGCATACCACGATGTGGAAAGGGCTCGGCGGTCTGGCCGTGGCCGCAGGGGTGGCGACCGGCGCGCAGGCGCAGGACCAGGACCAGGAAAAGGCGCAGGGGCTGCAGTGGAGCGACGGCGCGGCCAGCGCCTCGCTGTACGGCACGCTGGACATCGGCTACGTCGGCCGTCGCGGCGGCAACGGCGCGGTCGCCGATACCGGCACCGAGCACGACCTGCAGAGCGCGGCCGGCTCGGACGGCAGCAACGTCGGCCTCAAGCTCGGCTACGCGCTGGGCGGCGGCACCCGCCTGATCGGCGAGGTCGAGGTCGGCGTCAACCTGGCCGGCGACGAGGAGGCCGGCAGCGGCGGCGATACGTTCTACACCCGCCATGCCTGGCTGGGCGCGACCGGCGGCTGGGGCACGCTGCTCGGCGGCACCGTCGACGGCGGGCGCGCCGCGGTGCTCAAGCAGTACGACCCGTTCAAGGGCCGCTCCGTGGCCAGCGCCGGTGCGCTGCAGGTGGTGGTGTCGCGGGCCAAGGACGCGGTGGTCTACGTCACGCCCACCTGGCGCGGCTTCAACGCCACTTTCGCCTATACGCCCAACCTGCTCGGCGTGAGCGACCGCGACAGCCGCAGCCCGCTGTATGCGGTGATCCTGGCCTACAACAAGGGGCCGCTGAGCATCGGCTACGACCACGAGGAAGAATGGTGGGAGGACGTGCCCGGCCTGACCCGGCTCAAGATCAATCTGCTCGGCGCCAGTTACGATTTCGGTCCGCTCAAGCTGTACGGGTTCTACGAGCGCATCGACATCCAGCAGCCGTTCGACGTCGCCGCGCTCGGCTTCTACCACGAGCACAAGGGCTATCTGCTGGGGTTCACCGCGCCGATGGGCGCCAACGGACTGTGGAAGGCGGCATGGAGCCGGCGCGATTCGTCCTACGTGGACAACACCTGCGACAAGTGGGGCGTGGGCTACCAGCACGCGCTGTCGGCCAAGGCCTATCTCTACGCCGACTACGCGCGCATCCACAACGACGCCGGCGGCACCTGCACGATCGCCTACAGCAACGAGCAGACCTCGGCCGACCTCGGCCAGGGCGATGCCGGCGGCTACGGCATCGAGGGCGTGGACTTCGGCCTGGTGCTGAAGTTCTGAGGACCGCGCCGACGGCCGCGCGCGCCTTGCCGCGCGCGGCGCTGGCGTGCGCGCGCCGGGGCAGGCGTCGCGCGGCTGGCGGGCCGCCGGTCGGCTCAGTGGCGGCTGCGACCGACCGCCGCGGGCCACGGCGGCGCCAGCAGTGCGATAATCCCGGCATGAGCGAATCCCCCTACAAGACCGGCACCACCCATTTCGGCTTCCGCGACGTCGCCGCCAAGGACAAGCAGAAGCTGGTCGGCGAGGTGTTCACCTCGGTCGCCGGCAACTACGACCTGATGAACGACCTGATGAGCCTGGGCATCCATCGGGCCTGGAAGCGCTATTTCGTGGCCACCGCGCAGGTCAAGCCGGGCGACCGCGTGCTCGACCTGGCCGGCGGCACCGGCGACATCGCCGCGCTGCTGAAGGAGCGGGTCGGCGACGAGGGCGCGGTGGTGCTGGGCGACATCAACGCCGGCATGCTCTCGGTGGGCCGCGACCGGCTGACCAACCGCGGCCTGGTCGCGGGCCTGGACTACGTGCAGTGCAATGCCGAGGCGCTGCCGTTCCCGGACCAGAGCTTCGACCTGGTGACCATCGCCTTCGGCCTGCGCAACGTCACCGACAAGGACGCGGCGCTGCGCGAGATGTACCGGGTGCTGAAGGTCGGCGGGCAGGCGCGGGTGCTGGAGTTCTCCGCGGTCACCGCCGACTGGTTCAAGCCGATCTACGACTTCCATTCGTTCAAGATCCTGCCGCGCCTGGGCCAGCTGTTCGCCAAGGACGCCGACAGCTACCAGTACCTGGCCGAGAGCATCCGCAAGCACCCGCCGCAGGACGCGCTGAAGGGCATGATGGCCGAGGCCGGCTTCGAGCGCAGCCACTACAAGAACCTGACCGGCGGCATCGTCGCGATCCACTCCGGCTATCGGATTTAGGCCGGGATTGGGGATTCGGGAGTGGGGATTCGCAAAAGCAGCGCGCTTCTACGAATCCCCACTCCCGAATCCCCAATCCCCGCTTCCAGTAAACTGCCGGTTTCCCCGATCCGGTGCTGTCCGCCATGCGTTCCCCGTTCCTGTTGCTGTCCCTGGCCGCGGTCATCGCGACCGGGTGTTCCCGCGAAGCTCCGACCGAAGCCGCCGCTCCCGCCGCCAAGCCCGCGCCCGCCGCCGCCGTGAAACCCGCCGACCGCAGCCACGACGAAAGCTCCTACGCCGAGCCGGGCAAGGTCGTGATCAAGGACCTGGCGCTGGACCTGAAGCTGGATTTCGACAGCAAGCAGATCGGCGGCACCGCCACCTACACGCTGGACTGGAAGGACAAGGGCGCCAAGCAGCTGCTGCTGGACACGCGCGAGCTGACCATCGAGAACGTGCAGGGCGACGACGGCAAGGGCAACCTGGCGCCGCTGCAGTACGCGCTGGCGCCGGCCGACAAGATCTACGGCAGCAAGCTGACCATCGAAGCGCCGAACCAGCCGCAGAAGGTCACCATCGCCTACCACACCGCGCCGACCGCTTCGGGCCTGCAGTGGCTGGAACCGTCGATGACCGAGGGCAAGCAGCTGCCCTTCATGTTCAGCCAGTCGCAGGCGATCCACGCGCGCAGCTGGGTGCCGCTGCAGGACACGCCGAGCGTGCGCTTCACCTACAGCGCGCACGTGACCTCGCGTCCCGACGTGATGGTGCTGATGAGCGCCGACAACGATCCGAAGGTGGCGCGCGACGGCGACTACACGTTCAAGATGCCGCAGCCGATCCCGTCCTACCTGCTGGCCATCGCCGCCGGCGACCTGGTGTTCAAGCCGGTCTCGGCGCGCTCGGGCATCTGGGCCGAACCGTCCATGGCCGACAAGGCGGCCAAGGAGTTCGAGGACACCGAGAAGATGATCGTCGCCGCCGAAACGCTGTACGGTCCGTACCGCTGGGGCCGCTACGACATGCTGGTGCTGCCGCCGTCGTTCCCGTTCGGCGGCATGGAGAACCCGCGCCTGACCTTCGCCACCCCGACCGTGATCGTCGGCGACAAGTCGCTGGTGTCGCTGATCGCGCACGAACTGGCGCACAGCTGGTCCGGCAACCTGGTGACCAATGCCAGCTGGAAGGACATCTGGCTCAACGAAGGCTTCACCACCTACGTGCAGGCGCGCATCACCGAGGCGCTGTACGGCGCCGAAGCGGCGGAGATGGAGCGCGAGATCGACCAGACCGACCTGCTCGCCGAGGTCAAGGACATGAGCCCGGCCGACCAGGCGCTGGCGCTGCCGGCGCTGACCGAGCGCGATCCGGACGATGCGCTGAGCCAGGTCGCCTACGTCAAGGGCGCGTGGTTCCTGCAGTTCCTGGAGCAGCGCTTCGGCCGCGCCACCTTCGATCCGTTCCTGCGCGGCTGGTTCGACGACCACGCGTTCCAGAGCGCCAACACCGACCAGTTCGTCGCGTATCTGAAGAAGAACCTGCTGGCCAAGAAGCCCGACGCGGTGAGCGAGGCCGAACTGCACGCGTGGCTGGACGAGCCGGGCATCCCGGCGTTCGCGCAGAAGGCGCGTTCGCGCAGCTTCGCGATGGTCGATACCGCGCGCATCGCCTGGACCGGCAGCGGCACCTTGCCGACCAAGCAGGTCACCGACGCCTGGACCACCCAGGAGTGGGTGCGTTTCCTCAGCGGCCTGGGCGCCACGCTCACCCCCGAGCAGCTCAAGCAGCTCGACGGCGCCTACCACTTCACCGGCACCGCCAACGGCGAGATCGCGATGCGCTGGTATCCGCTGGCGATCCGCAGCGGCTACGCCGAGGCGCGTCCGGCCGCCGGCGAGTTCATCGCCCGCGTCGGCCGCCGCAAGCTGATCCTGCCGATCTACGCCGAGCTGGTGAAGACCCCGGATGGCCTGGCCTTCGCCAAGCAGGTCTTCGCCCAGGCCAAGCCCGGCTACCACCCGATCACCACGGTGTCGGTGGAGGACATGCTGGCCAAGGCCGACAAGGGCGCCGCCGCGTACTGAGGCGGCGCGCCGAGAGAGGCAGCCTCCTGTGGGAGCGACTTCGGTCGCGACGGCTTTACCGATAAAGCCCGTCGCGACCGAAGCCGCTCCCACATTGGTTGGTAAATGCCCCGAAGGTTGGTAGAACGCCCCGAGCGTCCGCCATGACAGGCCGTCCCATGCAGGACTTGGCGCAGGCCGGGGCCGCATGCGAAGGTAGGCGCATGCCACGTTTCCGGTTCCCGGCTCTTCCATGTTGCTGACGGCGGTGTTGCTGCTGTTGCTGGGCCTCGTCGTGGCCGTGCTCGTGGTGCTGCTGCTCGGCCTGCTGTTCGCCGTGCATCGCGATCCGTTCCTGCTGGTGCGCCTGGAAGGCCTGCGCCTGCGCCGCGGCAGCGGCCTGCAGCGCGGCCAGGCGCAGGTCGCCGGGCATCGCTGGACCTATCTGCATCGCGCCGCGGCCGACCCCGCCGCGCCGACCCTGTTGCTGGTGCATGGCTTCACCGGCAGCAAGGAGAACTGGTTGCCGCTGGCGCGCGTGCTCGGCGCGCGCTATCACCTGTTCATTCCCGACCTGCCCGGCTGGGCCGAGAGCCAGCGCATCGACGGGCAGGACTACGGCTTCGCCGCGCAGGCCGAGCGCGTGGCCGCGTTCGCTGCGCAGTGCGTGCGCCGCGCCGGCAGCGAATGCGTGCTGGTCGGGCATTCGATGGGCGGCGGCATCGCCGCGCTGGCCGCCGCGCGCCACCCCGACGTGTTCGATCGCGTCGGCCTGCTCAATGCGGCCGGCGTGCGCTTTTCCGACAACGCCTTCGGCCAGGCGGTGCTGGACGGCGACAATCCGTTCGCGGTGCACGACGCCGATTCGCTGCGCCGCTACATCGACACGGTGTTCCTGCTGGAGCCGAGCAAGCCGCGCATCCCGTCCTGGGCGGTGCCGTCGATCGTCGCCTGGCGCCGCCGCGAGGCCGGCTTCGAACAGCAGGTGCTGGCGCGGATCGGCCGCAGCGACGAAGCGTTCCTGCCGTTCGACGACGCGGCGCAGATCCGCCAGCCGGCGCTGCTGCTGAACTGCGTGCAGGACGCGGTGATCGATGCCAGCGCGCTGGCGCTGTACGCCACGCGCGTGCCGCAGGCGATCCAGGTGCTGCTCGACGGCAGCGGCCACATGTCCATCGTCGAGAAACCGAACGAGGTCGCGCAGGCGATCGATGACTTGATCCAACGAGGAGTCCCCCGATGAAACGCATCTTGCTCGGCGCGTTGTGCGCCGTCGCCCTGGCCGGTTGCGGCGACCACGAGGCCGAGCGCAAGGCGCAGGCCGCCGCCGAGGCGCAGGCCAAGGCGCAGGCCGCCGAGGACCTGGCCAAGCAGTACGACGCCGCGGTGAAGTCCGGCAACTGGGACCTGGCGCGGATCCATGGCGCGGCGCTGCTGCAGCAGTATCCCGGCACCGACGCGGCCGAGCGCATCGAGCCGGGTTACGCCGAGGTCAAGGCCAAGGGCGAGGCGGCGCGCGAACTGCGGCGCATGCAGGCGGCCTGGGAGTATTCGCAGGTGCCGGCCGGCAAGGGCACGCAGCGCTCGGCGATGCTGTACAGCCGCGACAAGGTCGACGTGGACGGCAGCGGGCCCAAGCCGGTGCAGCTGGTGTTCCGCGATCACCCGGAGTGGAAGCGCAGTGCCTACCTGGTGCTGCAGGCCGGCGATTTCCGCTGCGCCGGCGGCTGCAAGGTGCAGCTGAAGGCCGACGACGCGGCGCCGCGCGCGGCCGCGGCGTGGCGCCCGAACACCGACGAGGCGATCGCGATGTTCATCAGCGACGACAAGGCGCTGTGGAAGCTGGCGCGCAAGACCACGGTGCTGCAGATCGAATTCCCGGTGAAGGCCGGCGGCACGCGCACGGCGGTATTCGAGACCGGCGGCCTGGACGGATCGCAGATGCCGGGATGGGATTGAGCGCGACCCCAGCCGCCGCGCGCCTGCGGCAGGTGCGGCACTGGGTGTTCGACATGGACGGCACGCTGACCTGCGCGGTGCACGATTTCGCGCTGATCCGCCGCGAGCTGCAGATCCCGGAACAGGCCGACATCCTGCAGCACCTGGCCGCGCTGCCGGCCGGGCAGGGCGCGGCCAAGCACGCCTGGCTGCTGGAGCACGAGCGCACACTGGCGTTGCAGGCGGTCGCCGCGCCCGGCGCGCCGGCGCTGTTGCGCACGTTGCACGCGGCCGGTTGCCGGCTGGCGGTGCTGACCCGCAATGCGCAGGAACTGGCGCGGTTGACGCTGCAGGAGATCGGGGTCGAGGACCTGTTCGAGCCGGCCGCCATCCTCGGCCGCGACGAGGCGCCGCCCAAGCCGCATCCGGGTGGCCTGCAGCAGCTGGCCGCGCACTGGGGCGTGGCGCCGCACGCGCTGGCGATGGTCGGCGACCATGCCTACGACCTGCAATGCGGGCGCGATGCCGGCGCGACGACGGTGCTGTTGCATGCGGACAATGCGTGGCCGGCGTTGGCCGATCTGCATTTCGCGGACTGTGCTTCGTTGTTGGCGTGGTGGCGGGACGTGGCCGGGTAGGGTGTTCGGGAGCGGCGGCGTAGCATTGCGGTCGCGCTGGGTGCCGTTCGGTAACCTGGTAACACGTCAGTAGGAGGGACCTCAGTCCCGACGCTACCGCCGTGCGGACCGGCTTCCCGGGCCCATGCGTCGTCTGGATTGCCAATCTTTGCATCCTTCGGACCGTAGAAGGGGATGCAAGCAAGGCAAAGCAAGGCAAAGCAAAGCAAGGCAAAAGCTTTCGCCTGCGGCGAGTTACTTTTCTTTGCTTGTGCAAAGAAAAGTAACCAAAAGAAGCGCTTCACCACAGCCGAAGGCTGGTCAAGCACACCCCGCCTCCGCGCCCTCCGCGCTGCGCGCTCCGGGTCCGCGAATAGGCCGGGATTCGCGGAAGGGGCATCCTGCCCCTGCCGCGAACGGCGCACATCCATGTGCGCCGCCCTTCGGGTTTTTCCCGGCCTATTCGCCGCTGCGTAAGGGACCCCGAAAGCCCAAGGCAACAGCAACAACAAATGCCAGAGCCGTAGCCGTAGCCGAAGCCGAAGCCGAAGCCGTAGCCGTAGCCGTAGCCGTAGCCGAAGAGCCTACGGCTGCGGGCGTAGCGATTTGTCGCCGCTGGGGTTTTTCGGCGCTGCCGATGCAGCAATCCCTGTGGCGCAGCAGTGGCGCTCAATCCTGCAAGGAGCCAGGCACATACCTGTAGATGCGCATCAGTAGCCTGGTTTGCGGATCGGTTCGGCGCCTGCACTGGATTCTTCCGGGCATCCGGTCGTTTCTGCTTGGCACACGCTCTTCTCCCGGTTGCGCCAACCGCGATACAGGCGGGTGGCACAAAGTGTGCCGTTCCCGATACAGCGCGGCCAGGGCGCGAGGGCGCATGTGCGCCTTCGCAACGTCCGACCCCTGCGGCGCCTGGGATGGCGCGGTGCAGCAGGGCGATGGCACGTCGATTGCTCGCTCTCTCCCGATGTTTCCGCATCCCGCCGCGCCGGCCGTCCGACGGTGAGCGCCACGGCACTTCAACGAGGGGAGTAGAACGATGCACAGTCTTCCATGTCGTACCCGTACCTGGACGCTGCTCGCGCTGGCCACCGCGCTGGTGCTGGCCGGTTGCAAGAAGCAGGAAGAGGCCGCGGCGCCCGCCGCGCCCGCAGCGCAGCAACCGGCCGCCGCCGCGCCGGCCGCGGTGGCCGACACCGACAGCGAGTTCGCCACCACCGCCAGCAATCCCGACAACTGGGGCGGCATCGGCCGCGATTTCGCGCTGACCCGGCACAGCCCGCTGGCCGAGATCAACCGCGACAACGTCAAGAACCTGAAGATGTCGTGGGAAATGAAGACTGACGCCACGCGCGGCCACGAAGGCCAGCCGCTGGTGATCGGCAACATCATGTACATGGTCAGCGCCTATCCGAACAATGTGTTCGCGATCGACCTGGCGGCGCAGGAGGACGGCGGCAAGGTGCTGTGGAAATACACCCCGCAGCAGGACGAGCGCTCGGTGGCGGTGGCGTGCTGCGACACGGTCAACCGCGGCGCCTCCTACGCCGACGGCAAGCTGGTGTTCGGCAGCCTAAGCGGCGACGTGATCGCACTCGACGCCAAGACCGGCAAGGAAGTGTGGAAGCAGAAGATGGCGCACCCGGACAAGGGCGAGACCATCACCATGGCGCCGATCGTCGCCGACGGCAAGGTCGTCGCCGGCATCAGCGGCAACGAGTTCGGCGTGCTTGGCCGCGTCGCGGCGTATTCGCTGGCCGACGGCAAGCAGGTGTGGTCGTGCGACGCCGCCGGCAGCGACAAGGCGATCTGCCTGGGCGCGGACTTCAACAAGGCCAATCCGCAGCACGGCCAGCTCGGCGACCTGGGCATCAAGACCTTCCCCAACGAGGAATGGAAGCGCGGCGGCGGCGCCGCCTGGGGCTGGTACAGCTACGACCCGAAGCTGAAGCTGGTCTACTACGGCACCGGCAATCCCGGCCTGTGGAGCCCGTCGTACCGCTGCGGCAAGACCACGCAGGAGGAGTGCAACAACGGCGAGCACGACAACAAGTGGTCGATGACCCTGTTCGCGCGCAAGATCGACACCGGCGAAGCGGTGTGGGGCTACCAGAAGACGCCGTTCGACCAGTGGGACTACGACGGCATCAACGAGCCGATCCTGGTCGACCTGACCATCGACGGCAAGCAGGTGCCCTCGGTGGTGCAGTTCGACCGCAACGGCTTCGCCTACGTGCTCGACCGCCGCGACGGCACGCTGCTGCGCGCGCACAAGTTCGTGCCGGCCAACTGGGCCGAGAGCATCGACATGAAGACCGGCCGCCCGATCAAGGTCGCCGCGCATTCGCCGCTGGAGCGCGGCAAGAAGGTGCAGGCGTTCCCGTCGGCGATGGGCGGCAAGGACCAGCAGCCGTGCTCGGTGGATCCGGCCAATGCGGCGGTGTTCTTCTGCGGCACCAACAACTGGCACATGGAACTGGAGCCGCAGGAGCGCGGCAACACCATGATGGGCCTGCCGTACGTGTTCGCCAACGTGATGATGAAGCCCAACGAGCCCGGCGCGCTGGGCATCGTCAAGGCGTTCGACGTGGTCGAAGGCAAGTCCAAGTGGGAGATCAAGGAGAAGTTCCCGGTGTGGAGCGGGACCCTGGTCACCGACGGTGGGCTGGTGTTCTACGGCACGCTCGACGGCTGGTTCCGCGCGGTGGACAAGGACACCGGCAAGAAGCTGTGGGAGGCCAAGCTGCCGTCGGGCATCATCGGCAACCCGATCGCCTACAAGGCCAACGGCCACCAGTACGTGGCGGTGTTCTCCGGCATCGGCGGCTGGATCGGCCTGCCGGTCGCCGGCGGCCTGGACCCGGGCGATCCGTACGGCGCGCTGGGCGCGGCCGGGCTGGCCTTCAGCAACGGCTTCGACAAGATCCCGTTGGGCGGCATG
The Xanthomonas sp. AM6 DNA segment above includes these coding regions:
- a CDS encoding TonB-dependent siderophore receptor, whose amino-acid sequence is MSPRSPHSLSLVAALLAGLSAGPAEADALADAAAESAAEADPTELDAVRVVGRRDSGTYYADATQGSKTGLSLRQLPQSVRVLPRQAIDDLGAAHLDGTLDYVGGISRQNGFGGLWDNFAVRGLPGNENTGSATLLNGLSGNRGYNAPRDTANVEAIEFLKGPAAALYGSSEPGGTLNVVTKLPQWRPATALELYAGSHDAYRAAVDSTGPLGADVAYRLNLAAEEKHSFRDVVHIRRRFLAPALTWRLGEATTLNYNGEWLRHRAPLDRGTVAVRGDLRALPRSRFLGEPGDGDVQVENRNHQLLLRHDFSDAWSGLLAASRRDGSLRGHSTEPSAVQADGRTLWRQRRWRDFASHDSALQAELRGQARSGAWRHDLLVGMEAYDFVLDQRMLRVRPTAAAPYALDLFAPVYGQPLPTPLPFVDTHERQRNAALYLQDAVALNAQWTLLLGLRHDRYRQTLRDARSGGRYTQTPARTTPRIGLSYAPGEQWSWYLNAGRSFRPNNGSDVWYGTATTSAPAPETGRALELGGKWQARDGRLGGTLALYEIVKDNVLTGDPRNPGNQIAAGRVRSRGAEADLSGQLGAHWRINASASWNRVQVLRDNTLQVGGGLINVPRLNGSLLAVHETPLPGGGLLGVGGGITHTGARLAEAYTQAQADAGVAPARLPAYTVAKLLAYWRVDARLRVSLDVDNVFDRGYYTSSVAATPWVAVGAARTLTLGAQYRF
- a CDS encoding nucleoside deaminase; translated protein: MIATPDYRALLDTAIAEARQGLAEGGIPIGAALYHNDGRLLGCGHNRRVQEGDPSVHGETDAFRKAGRQRRYRDTIMVTTLAPCWYCSGLVRQFNIGTVVVGESVTFQGGIDWLRDSGVEVIDLHSQECIDLLGGYIAAHPDVWNEDIGED
- a CDS encoding porin, with the protein product MHTTMWKGLGGLAVAAGVATGAQAQDQDQEKAQGLQWSDGAASASLYGTLDIGYVGRRGGNGAVADTGTEHDLQSAAGSDGSNVGLKLGYALGGGTRLIGEVEVGVNLAGDEEAGSGGDTFYTRHAWLGATGGWGTLLGGTVDGGRAAVLKQYDPFKGRSVASAGALQVVVSRAKDAVVYVTPTWRGFNATFAYTPNLLGVSDRDSRSPLYAVILAYNKGPLSIGYDHEEEWWEDVPGLTRLKINLLGASYDFGPLKLYGFYERIDIQQPFDVAALGFYHEHKGYLLGFTAPMGANGLWKAAWSRRDSSYVDNTCDKWGVGYQHALSAKAYLYADYARIHNDAGGTCTIAYSNEQTSADLGQGDAGGYGIEGVDFGLVLKF
- the ubiE gene encoding bifunctional demethylmenaquinone methyltransferase/2-methoxy-6-polyprenyl-1,4-benzoquinol methylase UbiE yields the protein MSESPYKTGTTHFGFRDVAAKDKQKLVGEVFTSVAGNYDLMNDLMSLGIHRAWKRYFVATAQVKPGDRVLDLAGGTGDIAALLKERVGDEGAVVLGDINAGMLSVGRDRLTNRGLVAGLDYVQCNAEALPFPDQSFDLVTIAFGLRNVTDKDAALREMYRVLKVGGQARVLEFSAVTADWFKPIYDFHSFKILPRLGQLFAKDADSYQYLAESIRKHPPQDALKGMMAEAGFERSHYKNLTGGIVAIHSGYRI
- a CDS encoding M1 family metallopeptidase, with product MRSPFLLLSLAAVIATGCSREAPTEAAAPAAKPAPAAAVKPADRSHDESSYAEPGKVVIKDLALDLKLDFDSKQIGGTATYTLDWKDKGAKQLLLDTRELTIENVQGDDGKGNLAPLQYALAPADKIYGSKLTIEAPNQPQKVTIAYHTAPTASGLQWLEPSMTEGKQLPFMFSQSQAIHARSWVPLQDTPSVRFTYSAHVTSRPDVMVLMSADNDPKVARDGDYTFKMPQPIPSYLLAIAAGDLVFKPVSARSGIWAEPSMADKAAKEFEDTEKMIVAAETLYGPYRWGRYDMLVLPPSFPFGGMENPRLTFATPTVIVGDKSLVSLIAHELAHSWSGNLVTNASWKDIWLNEGFTTYVQARITEALYGAEAAEMEREIDQTDLLAEVKDMSPADQALALPALTERDPDDALSQVAYVKGAWFLQFLEQRFGRATFDPFLRGWFDDHAFQSANTDQFVAYLKKNLLAKKPDAVSEAELHAWLDEPGIPAFAQKARSRSFAMVDTARIAWTGSGTLPTKQVTDAWTTQEWVRFLSGLGATLTPEQLKQLDGAYHFTGTANGEIAMRWYPLAIRSGYAEARPAAGEFIARVGRRKLILPIYAELVKTPDGLAFAKQVFAQAKPGYHPITTVSVEDMLAKADKGAAAY
- a CDS encoding alpha/beta hydrolase; protein product: MLLTAVLLLLLGLVVAVLVVLLLGLLFAVHRDPFLLVRLEGLRLRRGSGLQRGQAQVAGHRWTYLHRAAADPAAPTLLLVHGFTGSKENWLPLARVLGARYHLFIPDLPGWAESQRIDGQDYGFAAQAERVAAFAAQCVRRAGSECVLVGHSMGGGIAALAAARHPDVFDRVGLLNAAGVRFSDNAFGQAVLDGDNPFAVHDADSLRRYIDTVFLLEPSKPRIPSWAVPSIVAWRRREAGFEQQVLARIGRSDEAFLPFDDAAQIRQPALLLNCVQDAVIDASALALYATRVPQAIQVLLDGSGHMSIVEKPNEVAQAIDDLIQRGVPR